The Sphingopyxis fribergensis genome contains a region encoding:
- the ctaD gene encoding cytochrome c oxidase subunit I produces the protein MTDIAATAPAHGHDHAHDHDHDHDTPGFFVRWFMSTNHKDIGTLYLIFAIVAGIVGGALSGMMRLELAHPGIQYLGSWAQALGGAQDLTAAKHFWNVMITAHGLIMVFFMVMPAMIGGFGNWFVPLMIGAPDMAFPRMNNVSFWLTAVAFVMLMGSLFVPGGSGNGAGTGWTVYAPLSTSGSVGPAVDMAIFSLHLAGAASILGAINFITTIFNMRAPGMTLHKMPLFVWSVLVTAFLLLLALPVLAAAITMLLTDRNFGTTFYDAAGGGDPVLYQHLFWFFGHPEVYIMILPGFGMVSQIISTFSKKPVFGYLGMAYAMVAIGVVGFIVWAHHMFTVGMSVNLKMYFTAATMVIAVPTGIKIFSWIATMWGGSLSFKTPMMWSLGFIFMFTVGGVTGVVLANGGVDTNLHDTYYVVAHFHYVLSLGAVFSLFAGFYYWFPKMSGRMYNEALGQIHFWVFFIGVNVMFFPQHFLGQQGMPRRYPDYAEAYAHWHLISSYGYVIMGVGMLFFFLNIGYSLFAGKKAADNPWGEGATTLEWTLSSPPPFHQFNELPRIA, from the coding sequence ATGACCGATATCGCAGCGACTGCACCCGCGCACGGCCACGACCACGCGCACGATCATGATCATGATCACGACACGCCCGGCTTCTTTGTCCGCTGGTTCATGTCGACGAACCACAAGGACATCGGCACGCTCTACCTGATCTTCGCGATCGTCGCCGGCATCGTCGGCGGCGCGCTTTCGGGCATGATGCGCCTCGAACTCGCGCATCCGGGTATCCAGTATCTGGGCAGCTGGGCGCAAGCGCTCGGCGGCGCGCAGGATCTGACCGCAGCCAAGCATTTCTGGAACGTGATGATCACCGCACACGGTCTGATCATGGTGTTCTTCATGGTTATGCCGGCAATGATCGGCGGCTTTGGCAACTGGTTCGTGCCGCTGATGATCGGCGCGCCCGACATGGCGTTCCCGCGCATGAACAATGTGTCCTTCTGGCTGACGGCTGTTGCGTTCGTCATGCTGATGGGTTCGCTGTTCGTCCCGGGCGGCAGCGGCAATGGCGCCGGCACCGGCTGGACGGTCTATGCCCCGCTGTCGACCAGCGGTTCGGTTGGCCCCGCGGTCGACATGGCGATCTTCTCGCTCCACCTCGCGGGTGCGGCGTCGATCCTCGGCGCGATCAACTTCATTACCACCATCTTCAACATGCGCGCGCCGGGCATGACGCTGCACAAGATGCCCCTGTTCGTGTGGTCGGTGCTGGTCACGGCCTTCCTGCTGCTGCTCGCGCTGCCGGTTCTGGCTGCTGCGATCACCATGCTGCTGACCGACCGCAATTTCGGCACGACTTTCTATGATGCGGCCGGCGGCGGCGATCCCGTTCTCTACCAGCATCTCTTCTGGTTCTTCGGCCACCCCGAAGTGTATATCATGATCCTGCCCGGCTTCGGCATGGTCAGCCAGATCATCTCGACCTTCAGCAAGAAGCCCGTGTTCGGCTATCTCGGCATGGCCTACGCCATGGTCGCGATCGGCGTCGTCGGCTTCATCGTGTGGGCGCACCACATGTTCACGGTCGGCATGTCTGTGAACCTCAAGATGTACTTCACCGCCGCGACGATGGTCATCGCGGTTCCGACGGGCATCAAGATCTTCAGTTGGATCGCCACCATGTGGGGCGGCTCGCTGAGCTTCAAGACGCCGATGATGTGGTCGCTCGGCTTCATCTTCATGTTCACCGTCGGCGGCGTGACCGGCGTCGTGCTCGCCAATGGCGGCGTCGACACCAATCTGCACGACACTTACTATGTCGTCGCGCACTTCCACTATGTGCTGTCGCTGGGCGCGGTCTTCTCGCTCTTTGCCGGCTTCTATTACTGGTTCCCGAAGATGTCGGGCCGGATGTACAATGAAGCGCTCGGCCAGATCCATTTCTGGGTCTTCTTCATCGGCGTGAACGTCATGTTCTTCCCCCAGCACTTCCTGGGCCAGCAGGGCATGCCGCGCCGTTATCCCGATTATGCGGAAGCCTATGCGCATTGGCACCTGATCTCGTCCTACGGCTATGTGATCATGGGCGTCGGCATGCTCTTCTTCTTCCTGAACATCGGCTACTCGCTGTTCGCGGGCAAGAAGGCCGCCGATAATCCGTGGGGCGAAGGGGCGACGACGCTCGAATGGACGTTGTCGAGCCCGCCGCCGTTCCACCAGTTCAACGAACTGCCGCGTATCGCCTGA